A single Anopheles arabiensis isolate DONGOLA chromosome X, AaraD3, whole genome shotgun sequence DNA region contains:
- the LOC120905732 gene encoding uncharacterized protein LOC120905732, with amino-acid sequence MATQLLWLCVAAAAALLVCSNPTHGTPIDTVTAHNPLPVPTATDGSAGLESLLPTRVTEVASGTTETSKMSRFLDDFTSAFKQGTAKMKESLESAASSVKDGVMQGYDYVRSKLTGGGAGPDPSTPTAPADDAASNVTSTTSTASALTAPVAPSTVRPAISGGAAGLSDAAAIGVSNEPARIVPNDDEDDERIFFNDKDYTAVKPLDGSEDERDVTESPVTTTVAVDNRFIIAGPLACKSGQEVVNGKCRNVF; translated from the coding sequence ATGGCAACGCAActgctgtggctgtgtgtagcagcagcagcagcactgctGGTCTGCTCGAACCCGACCCACGGCACACCGATCGACACGGTGACGGCACACAACCCGCTGCCCGTGCCGACGGCCACCGATGGTTCGGCCGGGCTGGAGTCGCTCCTCCCGACCAGGGTGACCGAGGTGGCGAGCGGCACCACCGAAACGAGCAAGATGTCCCGCTTTCTCGACGACTTCACCTCCGCCTTCAAGCAGGGCACGGCCAAGATGAAGGAGAGCCTGGAGAGCGCCGCCAGCTCGGTAAAGGACGGCGTGATGCAGGGGTACGACTACGTGCGCAGCAAGCTGACCGGCGGTGGCGCCGGGCCCGACCCGTCCACCCCGACCGCGCCGGCCGACGACGCCGCCAGCAATGTCACCTCAACCACCTCGACCGCGTCGGCCCTCACCGCCCCGGTCGCCCCATCAACCGTGCGGCCAGCAATCAGTGGCGGTGCCGCCGGCCTATCGGACGCCGCCGCCATCGGCGTGTCGAACGAACCGGCCCGCATCGTGCcgaacgacgacgaggacgacgagcgGATCTTCTTCAACGACAAGGACTACACCGCGGTCAAGCCGCTCGACGGCAGCGAGGACGAGCGGGACGTCACCGAGTCCCCGGTCACGACGACCGTCGCCGTCGACAACCGGTTCATCATAGCCGGGCCGCTCGCGTGCAAAAGCGGGCAGGAGGTGGTCAACGGGAAGTGTCGAAATGTGTTCTGA
- the LOC120905733 gene encoding uncharacterized protein LOC120905733, giving the protein MERFGPQLTLLVAALACVSALDTPPVQPGIYRKYLRTREPSQPAELHVEEVLEVFRTEAQPSRYGVDNALVNRFLARQLLLQLQASTSTTTTTRRTTAATTTTTTTTQRSEHTTFRTPVYENQNPNYNYLFRPSITATKYGGKPAAGTIVIKEADLLSTAVHNTSPNNL; this is encoded by the coding sequence ATGGAGCGGTTTGGCCCGCAGCTCACCCTGCTAGTGGCAGCGCTTGCCTGCGTGTCGGCACTCGACACACCACCCGTCCAGCCCGGCATCTACCGGAAGTATCTGCGCACGCGCGAACCCTCCCAGCCGGCCGAGCTGCACGTGGAGGAGGTGCTGGAGGTGTTCCGCACCGAGGCGCAACCTTCACGGTACGGCGTGGACAACGCGCTGGTGAATCGCTTCCTTGcccggcagctgctgctccagCTACAGGCCAGTACgtcaacgacgacgacgacgaggaggaccaCTgcggcaacgacgacgacgacgacgacaacacaGCGCTCCGAGCACACCACCTTCCGGACGCCGGTGTACGAGAACCAGAACCCGAACTACAACTACCTGTTTCGGCCATCGATCACGGCGACCAAATATGGCGGCAAGCCGGCAGCGGGCACCATCGTCATCAAGGAGGCGGATTTACTGTCAACGGCGGTACACAATACGTCGCCCAATAACCTCTAA